One window of Campylobacter sp. RM12651 genomic DNA carries:
- a CDS encoding DNA alkylation repair protein — protein sequence MKEYLTKFIDNNYKEFHKKLVFSKYEILGVRSNILKDYAKKLQKENTFDEFFNKFLKDEKFYEYLQIIAYGINYEKDFSKALKYTKLYLDFVDNWANCDTLVPKSFKNQDIKDFANELICENHIYKIRFGIICYMKFIAYKDGLKAIFSIKSDEYYINMARAWYFQVVLAKEFELGISFLSSHKLDAKTLKMTLQKCKDSYQISQENKAKLMQILV from the coding sequence TTGAAAGAGTATTTAACAAAATTTATTGATAACAATTATAAAGAATTTCATAAAAAATTAGTTTTTAGCAAATATGAAATTTTAGGAGTTCGCTCAAATATATTAAAAGACTACGCAAAAAAACTTCAAAAAGAAAATACCTTTGATGAATTTTTTAATAAGTTTTTAAAAGATGAGAAATTTTATGAATATCTACAAATAATTGCCTATGGGATTAATTATGAAAAAGACTTCTCAAAAGCACTAAAATACACTAAGCTTTATTTAGATTTCGTTGATAATTGGGCTAATTGTGATACTTTAGTGCCTAAAAGCTTTAAAAATCAAGATATAAAAGATTTTGCAAATGAATTAATTTGCGAAAACCACATATACAAAATTCGTTTTGGGATAATTTGTTATATGAAATTTATCGCTTATAAAGATGGGTTAAAAGCTATATTTAGTATAAAAAGTGATGAATATTATATAAATATGGCTAGAGCTTGGTATTTTCAAGTAGTTTTAGCTAAAGAATTTGAATTAGGCATTTCGTTTTTAAGCTCGCACAAATTAGACGCTAAAACACTTAAAATGACTTTACAAAAATGTAAAGATAGTTACCAAATTAGCCAAGAGAATAAAGCAAAACTAATGCAGATTTTAGTCTAA